ATTGGTGTCTACGTTAGGACTATCTTCGATGAGAATTGAATGTTGTGAAAAAGGTTTCATGTTATACTATTAGGATGATATCGATCTAGAATCTTGTAAGTTTAGGCGACGCATCATTTACCTCGTATAccaaggttaaagaggttgtatgCATCAAATAGCCCCACTCCTCATATGAGATGCAGTATGAAAAAAGGACACCTAGTTTTGTGTCATCCATTAGATGAAGAGGCTTGGAGGCATTTTGGATCCGCACTTCGCGGTCGAACCAAAGAATATTAGGTTGGGTTTATGTTTAGATGGATCCACTCCTCATTCTATTTCTGTTGCACCATATTCTTACTGGCATGTCATCTTAACACTGTATAATCTTCTCTTGAGATATATATGACCAGTCCATATATATTACTCCTACTTGCATTAATCTTGGCCCGCGTAATTCAAAAGATTTGATTGATGTGTCCTTGCAATCTTTGATTGATGATTGAAATAGTTATCGGTTGAAGGGGTTGAAACACTTGACGTTTTGCTTAAGCAGGATTTTAATCTGCGTGTTATCTTAATGTGGACTATTAATGATTTTTCTACATACAGGATGTGGTCCAGGTGGATGATAGTTGAAAAGTTAGCTTGTCCCTATGACATGAAAAATATTAAATTGTTTACTTTAAAACATGGCTAAAAAACTCATGATTTGATTGTCACCAGCACTTCTTACCAATAAATCATGAGTTTAGGAGTATGAAAAATGCATTCAAGAAGAACAAAGTTACAAAAAATGCATTCAAGAAGAACAAAGTTGAACGAGACTATCCACCTGCAATAGTGCCAGGAGAGGGTAGTTGGGAGAGGGTTCAAAACTTTCCAAAGATCACTAAGAAAACAACCGTACAAATTCGACGGGTATGGTGTTGCACATAATTAGACTAACCAGAGCATATTTTCGGAGTTACCATATTGGAAAGATAATCTTTTCCAACATAATCTTGATGTCAAGCATATTGAAAAAATCACTTTGATAATTTGTTCAACACAATAATGGATGTCAAGGGAAGACAAAAGATAATGCTAAGGCTAGAATGAACTTACCAAAATATTACAGACAAAAAGAGCTATGATTACAGGAGAAACAAAACAATCCAAGGCTAGTGAGTCCAGAACTTGAAGATGCCTCATGGATATGCGTCAAATTTGGGGAAGCATATCGATATGGAACAAGAAAAGTTACATGGTATGAAAAATCGTGATTGTCATGTTTTCATGGAAACTATAATCCCCATTGCATTTATCCGGAGGATTCAAGCAACATAGTATCCAAAAGCCAAATGAATGTACAGAAAGTATGTGAGATCATAGAAAACAGCCAATGAATCAGGTATCAAACAGCAGAAGAAACAACAGACTGGATTTTCATTAACCAGGACTGAATATCACCATGTTTCTCATACAGTTAAAACACATTGAGTTATAGAACAAAAGGACTACTATACAACCTTTGCTGACAGAGGTGGCAATTTTGTCACCTCGAGCTTACACGATCATCCAAGAGGTTCTGATTATTCGGGACGGCTCTCTAACGTAGTAGATGCTGTGGTGACGAGGCCGTCTTCATTTGGGAGAGCTCTCTGCCTTACTAGTACTAGATGTAGAAGTGAAACTAACAGGGCACACCGGATGATCCCTCACGATCAAGCTAAGAAATTCAGGTCTCGCATAGTGCccaaccacatcgaaatcaaacTTGGCTCGTGCTATTTCTCCCAGATCTGGTAAAATTGAGAGTTAGTAAAAGCTGGACTATGACTCCTTTGCTTTTCTGCTCTTTTTGTGTGTTttgggggggcgggggggggggggggggggtgtttaggacccgtttggccataaaattatttattatttccCGGAATAAtcttttactttatttgaaaatcagtttttggccatgaaaattccaaatccaacttgaagttgtattttaaatttggaaaatagcTTATAACTTGTTCCAACTCACTTTTCACTTTTAaagttgtatttcaaatttgaaaaatacattcAAGCATGAACATTAtcccaaatattctttgcaaaattataaccaaacacaactccatcttcaactccaactctaactccacaaattccaaataaagtgaaaactatttggaatctatggccaaacgcctacttaatgtCAATTTGAGAAGGCAAAATAAGAAAGCTCAGTAACGTACCTAGATCAGCTGAGATGAGTGCCTCCCCTTCATAATTTGGTCCTGCCAGAACAGCCCCTGACGGTGATATTATTACACTACCACCAGCGCAAACAACGGAATCTGGTGTAAGGTCTTCTTCTGTGCCGGAAAAAACATATTCCGGTGGAGGTGGATAATCTCTCCTTCTACAGAACTGATTGGCCGATAGAACAAAACAACCGCCTTCCAAGGCGATGTGGGTCATCGATGCCTGCCACACTTCCCTAGAATCAGCTGTAGGTGCACAATATATCTCAATGCCTGCAACAGAAAAGAATTTAGAAATTTTGTGGAAATCCATTTAGGAACACATTGCAAATATGAACATCCACTTGCTTTTTATGACATTTCCAGCAATATCCGTTTCTCAAACCGATGTTATACAGAAAATGAAATAAACTGAGCAATCACATAGGATTCAGGAATGCTATTCAAAATACAACTTTTTcccctttatactcctacaaagACCAAGATTAGTGGCTCAACTCTCCTACTTACACTATCAATTATCAAACTTTATCTTATTACTTATGCCAAATCAAACTGGCCCCCATTTGACCGAGAAAACCTGTTGTTGTAGCTTCCAACACAGGAATAATGGATCCATCTCGCtatccttctccacttaaataccaaacATGGTGCAACAAGCAGGTTTCAAACTCGTGAAATGCACTTAAAACACATCCTGTAATGTATTATCTTTGCCACTGAACCAAAGCCAAGGGGCACAGAATAGGCCATTAAATGACAACAATCATTCCAAAGAGGCACAACCACAAAAGTAATGATGGATCTATCTGTGGACAGTGACAATGAAATTCAGCTTCATGAAATGAAGTATTTAGACACGACgagacagcaggggatttgccttctagGTCGAGCtcatcgcacggggcttgcctagtacgggttatctctcctgtgtggtttgtgggctattgcacaggagcggggtttaccctgtgcgcacccgaaaggtagcggctgcgggttctcttgtcatcaaaaaaaaaaaaaaaaaaaaaagacacgagGAGACAACTGGTATACCATCCTACAAAAAGTCTTGCAAAATCACCCACAATGTATCCAGTAATTCAAAAGTTTGAATACATTATGATCAGAAATTACTGCAGCGTGATTAAACACTGTGAATTATTGATGAAAATTTATGCCATATTTTTCAGATCAGAAGGTGCCCCAAGCCAGAAAAGCACCTGATTAACTCGGCACTTTGATGCCAAGGGGTTCATTACTCTAATAGCACAAATAAAACAACCGCTTTCCTAGATGAATTTTATCGCCAAAGATGCGAGCAACTTAAACTGGAAACAAATATCAAAGCGTCCCCAAAAGCTATGATACTCGAGGTAGGTAAGAAGAACCTAAGAGATTAGCAAAAAAATGTCAGACCTTTAGCATACATAGCGGTCCTTAGAAGTGGCATTTTGTTCTCCCAACATATTGCAGCACCAATCTTTCCAATTGGAGTGTCAAAAACTGGAATCGTTGATCCGTCCCCGAAACCCCAGATTATCCGCTCCAGTGCTGTTGGCATTATCTTCCGATGCTTCCCAAGGTAGTGACCCTGAGAGTCGAAGAAAAGCACCGTGCAATATAATGTGTATCCATCTCTCTCAATAACACCCATCACCAAGTACACCTTGTATTTTCCAGCCATCGCTGCCAGACGATCAACCTCCGGACCTGCAACCAAATTCTGTAAAAGAGAGAAAGATGTTTGTGGGGGAGGGATGCGAAGCTATCGGAGGGAAAAATTAGAAGATGGGAAGAAAGGTTAGAGAAACATACAGACAAACAACATACATATGTTTTAGTGAAATGTAAAGGACTTAGTAAGTTTTAGCATGACGTATCTTAGCTACAAAGTCCAGAAAGAAATTTcaattttcataacatgtttgtTGGTTCTCTTTACCCCGAATCAACAATTTTTAACTTTTATGCTCTGAATTTTAAAATTAAGGTCCTTTTCAGCTTAAGCTGAATTAATGTTGAATACCTTGAATTTTCCTCTAACCACTATTAACTGGAAATGGAACTATGTTATACTGTTTAGAGAAAATTTATAACTTAATCCTAAGAATGTGTCACAAAGTCCTTATCTTCTTAAATATATTCAGTTTTTTGTATGCTATTCAGTTAAATATATTCTTCCGAATTTGAATTCATTTGAGATCATCTCTAGTCAAATATTTTTCTTGGCAAAGATTAAATTGGTCAAGAAATCAAAAAGTGTTTGACCTGGCACGTCAATGGCGGAAGTATGATATTTGCGAAACTCCTCCTTCCCCTTGGCTGTCCGATTCCCAATTGAGACACCAAAAGTTGATCCACGTGGATAACCACCAATAAATGCTTCGGGAAACACCACCAGTTGAGCACCATAAGAAGCTGCTTCAGCAAGCAGCCTCTCAGCCTTATCTGAAAAAATGCCAAGCAGTAACTATCATAATTCaagatttacttttttttttaatgaatccCAATTGAAGAATTTAGCAAAACCAAGAAActtcttcatcaaaaaaaaaaaaaaatctagatgaAATTAGAAAATTCCAGCCTCCCAACCATAAAGTAACCAAACATATAATCATGAAGTGAACTCGAAGTTTTAGCTCTTTTCCGCTCCATGCACTGAAACAGAATCTTTCCTTTGATGTGCAAAGACAGAGAGTAAAGAAGGTTAATAAAAAAGGCATAATTCGATTAATTGACCAAGACATGATTGATTGAGGATAGGCACACTACCAAGAACATTCAAACTCTGAACTTTCATAATTTATGCTAATAGGAACTACTACTAAACATGTTATTCAACCTTGCAATATAACGGATCAGCTCACAAACTCTGCTCATCACCGGTTAGAGAAATTAAGTATCATTGATTCTAATTCAAGAGAACCACGTGGTAAAGCTTAACGATTATGCCAACTGAACTTTTGAAGGAGAAAAAATCAATGTAAAGCATCCTTTTCTATAAGGTCAATAGTATTATTAACACTTAGGGGAACATCGCATACTATACCAAAAGAACGCAAAGCACAATAAACAGGAAAGCTTTGAAAGTAAGATGAAATAACCTCCCAAATCAGAAGCTTTTTTCTTTAATTAAAGACACATATTTAGTAGGACACCATGGAAATCTTCAAACGCTACACTAAACTTTGTAAATTCCTCGCATAACGCTGTCAATTCTCATCCAAGTCTTCTATAACGACCTTATTGGGGCAAATGCGCCCAATGATTTTATTTTCTTCTGTTTTTGGCTTAAAGTTCCAATGATTAAGTCGCATCCGGATACAAGGAGCTGAGACACCAGTGAAAGACTTTGACTGTATAGGGTAAAATCCGTCGACACCAAGTGGACGTATCAAAGAATGACACGTGGCTATGGTGACATGTCAGATTCGAGTCAGCAAGCGAGGGGTTCCGGAAAAGTATAACGACGCTCCGGAGGAGTAACTTGACAGCTGCTACCCGAGACAGAAACTACAAAGGGTCCGAAGAAGCATACCAACTCATCGGTCAAACGTCATTCAATGTGCAACCGTTATAAGAAATCCCAAGTCTTCCTCAAGTCTTAAATGTGCATTAGTGCCCTTCATTATCATTCACTGTCATAGCATTAAATCTCTTTATTACTTTTTATTACCTCTGGCATTAATATTGGTAATGAAGAGGGCATGATTTGTGGATCATGCACCCCATAGCTCTACTATAAATAGATGTGCTCATCTCATTGTAAGGATCATATGAAAATATATACAGgaattaccttgctcttattttGCTCGTAGTTCCTAATTGCTTTTGTTCAACTAAGCTAAGATCTGATTGTTAGCTTGCCCGGAGACTCTGGCTCAAAAGCTCTCCGGCTCAGGCTATTGCTTTAAATGCCTTTAACTTTCTTTATAATTATCTTGCTTAATTTTACATATTATCTCATTATTCGGTCATAttgatccacgtgtccttgaccacATACACAAATTCAACTGTAACGGTTTTTCgtgtaaacagtttggcgcccccCGTGGGGCCAAGACAATTGTGGTATCATTGTGACCCACTTTCTTATATTAATTCTCTTAAGTCTTTTTTGTTAGAACATATATTTCAGATATGACAAACACTGTTGATAACCAAACTCATCTCACTACCGAGAACAATGATGGAGCAACTGTCCCAGAAAATGGTCTAAATCAACGGGTTACAGAGGAAATAACACCTACTGACGAAAACCCCCAAGAAGCAATGCAGATCGTGAGGGAGCAACATCGGTCAATGATGGAGGAGATGAAATTCATGTGACAAACTATCACAGCACTTCCTAGCAACCCAAACTCCGAAGTCAGATGGCCCAGGGGAACACCTCCAGCACCAATTATCGGAAACAATACACCCAGTGGAGACCGAACGGAGGGAAGGACCGTTGGGAATGAAGACGCATCCGGGAGGGAATCCGTCCGAGATGATCCTTTCCGAATACAAGTCTTGCAATTTATGAAAGACATAACTGATAAGATGAACAAAAGCACTAAGGAAGCGGAAAAGAACGCGAAGGAGTTGCAAGCCCGTATGGATCAAATACTGGGGGCTCCGCCAGTCGTGGAGGGCCCAGATGCAAAGAGATACAACCAGCGGCATATAAGCCCGAAGCCGTGCCGGAGTTGATGCcagagaggttcaagatgccggacaTCCCCAAGTATGACGGGACAACAGATCCACAGGAGCACACAACGGCCTACACCATGGCTGATAAGGGAAACGACCTGAAACCGAATGAGATAGAATCAGTCTTAATCGAGAAATTCGGAGAGACATTGGCTAAAGAGGCCTTAACTTGGTATAATCTTTTACCCGAACACTCTATTGATTCATTTGTTAGGCTCGCAGATATGTTTATTAAAGCACATGCGAAAGGCACATGCAAATGCGAAAGGCAAACATTTTCCGCATATCACAAGGGGAGACCGAGCTGCTCCGTGACTTCACGAAAACTCAAGGAAACCTGCTAGAGTTCGAGGCAGCGACGTGGGAAGATGTTCACAATCGGTATACGTCGAAGATTCGTGTAGAAGATGAACAAATAAATATACCGACATCTTCTACGGCACGAAATCAAGGTCACCTGAACTTTGACCGGAGGCATTCAAGACACCGGTTTGAACCATACCCGTCAAGACCACAGACTAACAGAAGGCAGGAGCGTTTCCGGAGCAAGTCACCGAAAAGCAACTCAGATAAAGAACAGTAATGTCTACGGACACTGGGGACTGTTGCATCAAAGCAGCGGAAACCACAACAATAAGTATCGGAAGCATCTAAAGATGGCTCCAGAacaataaccaaaaaaaaaatgtgtgccCAAAGGCATCATACCGGAGATAGCCCGAACTAGCTCCGgaataaagaaaagaaatgggGGCTGCCAGATCAATCCTGGAAAAAATAGAAGGAACCAGAATCAGGAACCGGCTAGACCCAGTAGATGTCAGCCCGACCATAATTCTCTTGCAATTTATTTTTGTTCATTTCCTTTAAACTGTCGTATACGCAAAGCTGTAAACACTTTTGTACGTTCAAGAAATGGAATGACGGAAAACTTGCACGTTCTGAATATTCTCGTATACGTCCGAATGAAACGAAATCAATCAAAATTTGCTCACGCTTAAAGCAAATAAGGATTACGAATCCAAACAATTGTGCCCAAATGAACAGGAGACGTCCTCTTCATAACCACCGAAACATAAGGGCCTCTCTTATAAAGCCGTCAAGTTAAATGGTCCGAAGACAGAAACTACAAAGGGTCCGGAGAAGCATGCCAACTCACCTTTCAAACGTCATTCAATGTGCAACCGTTACAAGAAATCCCAAGTCTTCCTCTAGTCTTAAATGTGTGTTATTGCCCTTCATTATCATTCATTGTCATAGCATTAAATCTCTTTATTACCTTTGGCATTAATATTGGTAATGAAGAGGGCATGATTTGTGGATCATGCACCCCATAGTTCTAGTATAAATAGATGTGCTCATCTCATTGTAAGAATCATCTGAAAATATATACAagaattaccttgctcttattttGTTCTTAGCTCCtaattgattttgtttaactAAGCTAAGATCTAATTGTTCGCTTGCCCGGAGACTCTAGCTCAAAAGCTTCTCCAAGGCTCAGGCAATTGCTTTAAATTCCTTTAGCTTTCTTTATAATTATCTTGCTTAATTTTACATATTATCTCATTATTCGGTCATATTGATCCTCGTGTCCTTGACCACGTACACAAATTCAACGGTAACGATTTTCCTTGTAAACATTGACCAATATACAGATTAGGACACCACACAATACAATAGGCAACAATCATTCAAACAAGTTGCTAATCAagcaaataccaacaacaccaaatgtTATCAACAACACAAGAAAGTCAAAACCGGCATAGATTAAACTCACCAAGAGTAGCAGGGGTGTCATAGAAGATGGTGGAGGCCTGAACTACTGTGGCACGGATAGTGGGGGCAGAGGAATCACCAGCCATTTCCACTTCAGCAAACAATGGCCCTTCGTTCACTGTTTGGGTTGGGACCAAAGCCATAATTCTTTATTGTGTGCTTCGGAATTTTGAAGATGTGTTTTTGTGTGTTTTTCGACTATGCTAAAATTAGAAGTAAATAAAGTGGTTGGTGTACCCTTTTTCGAGAAAGAGATTTCTAGAAATTAGAATTAGGAGTCGTTTGGTCAAAGAAGGTCGTTTGGTCAAAGAAGCTATAAGCTGGGATATCTAGCACTAATTTTTGTATCGTGTTTGGTAGAAAGTggataaatttatattttgtaccaaaTATGGTACAATTTGATACAAATATGGTACAATTTAATACTTTGACCCCTATAGTGCAATTTGATAAATCGTTTGGTACGAGAAATAAGGCGGAATTAGTCCAAAGatagaattatagttcggactaGATGATGAAAGTCCGtgctagcacgggcccaacacaaaaaatagtatcacatttttatttttagtctgtctaaaaaaaaaaattatgtttagaaattatttaacttgaaactttcttttttacctttaatgaaataatttaaatccacacaaatatctatgacttattttataccacaagtttcaaagatctttcatttcataaccaactattttttatcccacatagacatatatcatagtactgatatttatctcttctcatgtatacacgtatgcacttcaattttaattctccgacacatttatttcctctgtatACTTGTACTTGttaattttttacttttcaagttctttaagaattaataaatgaagtgctcTCCTCGCCCCATATTACTTGAtcacattactaaactacttttttatctcaggtgggcatatgtcatagtactgaatatttattctctcctcatgtatagacgtatgcacttcaattttaattctctgacatatatttatttccttcatgTACTTTTACTTGTTACTTTTGACTTTCACTATGTCAAATGAATTAGGACAGaaagagtaccttttagtaatataattatgaaatttttattataaaaagtattataattcaattaattgaaaatatcaataaattattttacttagcctgcttctcccatatatgactttcctggtttggttctccaattgaaagatttgaaatacaccttctcctaaCCAGTTTCATGTCAttatctctttctactcaacaacactaaAAAGtgctttcatgtgttagcattTGTTGTAGCCTTAAAtatttaagtatagaccaactttatcattttaagaaaatatgtataTACGTTTCTTGActgtttatatttcgtcttcttgatgttattcctcattatttgtgtgagacgtatgtgtctaaaattagtgcatttttatccttacccaaaggtataagttttaaatcttttggttttatgacttttttagcgatttttgtgttcaatttaaatcgttatttcttttgtcctgaatttctcttctttaaattttctctaagcgtacctttaccattttctgaattTATTCTCATTATttaaatggttttttttttttttttacaattgtcTCCTATCTTTTAAACTATTAGGGAATTTGTCTATtacaaattaaaaaaattatcctaATAAAATATTTGGATCCTATCATTGTAAAAATATTGAAGCACACTACTAATCATTTCAATTTTTCATATTACTATTATGGGCTTAATTCATTATATTTTCCACAAATTGTTGAAAGAAAAAATTCCATCTTTCAAAATAAATATGTTGTACCATTTATAAGGTATTAGGTTGGTAGGATATTTTGTTTTTAATGAAGCATTTGTTAATTCATATAAAAGTAAATTGATTCCTCATTTGCTCTGGAAATTGATCaaattgacaaaaaaaaattgaccttaaaataaaatttgataAGCAAATATTTGAAATTGGTAAATTAGTGAGGTGATTCTTGTCATTAACATGATTGAGATGTTGGATAGGGCATAATAGAATTTTCTTCATTATAGCTCACTATTGAAATTAGTTTTAAAAAAGGGAATTTGtctattacaaattaaaaacttaaaaaatggaaaaaattgcacgaattgtccttcaaatgggttggtatttaatttttgcctttagcaattaattttaggaatagttttaataatatacaatccagcataaaatattacatccacgtagttatatttttaatttacatctgtatagccaactttttttacaatagtgtttatacacacgatatataACATTATACACTACTGTAAATAATGTGTCGATCTTACATAAAAgtatataataatgtataaaagggtcGTTTTGGGTAATACTAAA
The sequence above is a segment of the Lycium barbarum isolate Lr01 chromosome 6, ASM1917538v2, whole genome shotgun sequence genome. Coding sequences within it:
- the LOC132600618 gene encoding bifunctional nitrilase/nitrile hydratase NIT4B, with product MALVPTQTVNEGPLFAEVEMAGDSSAPTIRATVVQASTIFYDTPATLDKAERLLAEAASYGAQLVVFPEAFIGGYPRGSTFGVSIGNRTAKGKEEFRKYHTSAIDVPGPEVDRLAAMAGKYKVYLVMGVIERDGYTLYCTVLFFDSQGHYLGKHRKIMPTALERIIWGFGDGSTIPVFDTPIGKIGAAICWENKMPLLRTAMYAKGIEIYCAPTADSREVWQASMTHIALEGGCFVLSANQFCRRRDYPPPPEYVFSGTEEDLTPDSVVCAGGSVIISPSGAVLAGPNYEGEALISADLDLGEIARAKFDFDVVGHYARPEFLSLIVRDHPVCPVSFTSTSSTSKAESSPK